In Motacilla alba alba isolate MOTALB_02 chromosome 17, Motacilla_alba_V1.0_pri, whole genome shotgun sequence, the DNA window CAGGCAGAACACAGAACTGCTCCAGTTGTCAagtcccagcccagagcccccagtCAAACCTGAGGTCTCCGCTTCCCACCccacccagcagcactgggtttGCTACTCCACCTACTGCCAGGAGGGGAGCACATGGCAGCAAGGACTGACCCCaggggagctcctgcagcactaGGATGGACcaaaaggcagctgctgtgcccacacTCCCTCTCTGAGGCTGGGAGAAGCCCAGCAACCCCCAACTCTGCCTGCCCCTGGGTGAACaccaggggcagcagctgctccagtcccccagcctctggctgctgcagtaaGATCACCCCAGTAGGAGCTGGTTTCTCATAGTGAAGCTTTCATCTGTGGCTATTGCCAGGACAGACTCGCACTGGGGAACCCACTGCTGAATGCCAGGCACAGCCACCACACAGGGCTTGGCTCTGCCCTGACCAGCCACcactggcagctcagcccagcactgctcgAAGAGGGCAGAACTCCCCACAGCGTGGGCAGGATGATGGCCCCTGCACAGACCGGGGACACCAAGTGACTCTGGGATTCACACACAGCAGTAGCACAGGGAAGATGGTGACATACACAGGGCACGTGCATCCTCAGGGCACAGCTGACCTAGGGACTGCATCAAATCCATCCATGAGCACCCGCGGCACTGGGACCAGCTCTCGTCCTGGCTCACAGCTGGTCCCCTCCACTCACAGCATGGCTGGGTGGGCAAGGAggggctgctccaaaccctgccaCCCTGCCTGAAGCAGTGGCACTCCAACAACAGTCCATACACATGGAGGTGATGTGTCCTgggctcctcatcctcctcctctggcaACAGCTTCCTGCGCTGCGCCCCCACGCTGCCCACGGGGCTGGTAGGGAGGGTCACGGAGAAATGAGTCCCCAAAAGCTGTGTGCACCCCCACTCTGTAACCCCATGGCCATGGAAGCCAAGGCCTGGTCAGCCGGTGTGTGCCAgggcccagctgtgccaggctgctcatCCTTGCAGGCAAGGGTCCGGCATAGCCCCTGTCGTGGCCCTGCAACTCTGCTCAAGGTAAAGAGGGGAGATGACTCAGCCAAACAGCATCACCCCCCTCATCCATTTTGGGGGCACCGGGGCTGTCAGTGCAGGGAAACCTCCTGCAGCGCCAggctcatccctgctcctgtcacagGACCCTCTGCTGCTCCGGTTACCGGGACACGAGGTCTGGGGCTGGCAACTGCCGGTGAGGAACAGCAGGTTCGGGCCTGCGGGAtatttgggaagggaaaagaaaagcgATGCCAGCTTGCGAGCAGAAGCTCGTTCCCCTCCCCCACCGGCTAAAAATATCCGGCTCCCTCGGGCCGCGCACCCACCCCCTGCCCACAGTGCAGGATCCCACGGGGCGCTGATGGATGACCCCACATAGGGAGCCTGCGACAGGGCCCCAGCACGGTCGATGCCATCTAGCCCCTTCTGCCAGGCCGGGAGGGACACACaccagcccccccagccccacgaAGCTGCCTTTTCTCCAGCCCAGGGAAGATAGGCGGCTCCGACCCACACATGGACTGAGAACCTATTTATACCCGGCGGGTATCTGGGCTCGGGGAGAGATCCCACTCCggaggaaggggggggggggggggacgggGGGACGGACGGACGACATCCAgcccccctcctcctgcagtcGCCGGGACCAGGCGGCCTCACGGACACGACAGCGAGCGGGAGAGCCCCAACTGTTGCTGCCACACAGGGGCCCGGGGGCGCGCCGGGCCGGAGGATTTGTGCACGGGCGGCCCGAGGCAGGCGGACACCGCCGGGCCGAGGGGCTGGGGAGACCCTCCGGCACCACTTTCGCGCGGGGCCCGGCCTCGCCCCTCGGGGCTGCAGGGCCCCCCCACCCCCGCTCACCGGGCTGCGCCGCTTCAGCGTCACGTTCTTCCAGAGCAGAAGATGGAGCTGATGCAGGAACCCCATGATCGGGTCGGGTCGGGCCGGCCCCGCCGAAAGGCCGCGCCGCGCTCAGCTCCGCGGTCACCCGCCGCCCACCGCCATCCCCTCCCAGCCGGCGTCTACTGCTGGCCGTAGGTTGCGAGGAAGCGGAGCGGCCTCGGCCCAGGCCCGGCTCCGCCGCACCCACCCCGACCCTGcgcagcaccagcaccacccCCGGCCCGCGGCGGCCGCCCCTTAAAGGCACCGCCCGCTCCGCCCGCACGGCGGAGCTCGGCACAGCTCGGCACAGCCCGGGCCCGACTCATCCCGGCAACAGTGGCCCCGGTGTTGACTGTACAAAGCGAGGATGCTGCCCCAGTGGCCGGGAAATCCTCGCTCCCCTCGAGCCGCCGCCCTCCCGCCCCTCAGCCATACACAGATCGCCTCCCCCAGGACAGGAAGGAGTAGCCCGTGGCTTCGGGACCTGTGTACCAGAGTGCCACGGCTCTCCCTCCTCTTGGatgctgcccaccctgctcctgcctgacCTGTCCCACAGGCATGTGCTGGGGCGTCCACGGGTGTTTTTGGAGGGGTCAACCTGCTGCCACATCTGTCTCCTGTCAGCTCTGAACCCGGGGCTGGATGCCCTCAGCAGTAAGGACTGAACCTGGCCAGCTTCTCCTCCTTAATCCCATCCACTCTTCTTCCGTCCATCCTTTCTCCTGCCATTCATTCATCCATCCTTCCTCTTATCCATATTTCCTTACATCTGTCCATCTATCCTCCCATCTATCCTTCCTGCCATCCTCCCTTCCaccctttcttctttcttttcctccttcctgccatcttttcctctttccatctGGCCTTGCTTTCATCCATTCCCCCATCCttctttccctccattttcctgTCCCTCTGGTTCTCTCCGTTTCCCATCTGTCCCTCCCTCTTCTTGCTCTCCCTCAGCCatctctcccccttccctctcctttcctccagctctCTGTAACCATCTCATTCTCCATGTTCTTTGTGGGCCAAGCGTAGCCAGGAGCAGTGAATCCCTCTCTGGCTGCACCAGCCCCAGTGGTGCTGCCAAGGGTGCCAGTGCTCAGGGCAGGCCCtttggcagctgcctggggctAACAAAAGCTCCCCTTGTCCAACACAAAGCAGTATTATTCCCCAAACTTCTGGGCAAAACACTGCTGAGGTCCAGGAGGACAAAGGATGCCTGGTGATGTGGTGGTGGAGAggctctgtgtgcccagctcCGTGCTCTGGTGAGGGCGATTGGTTTGTGAGGGTTGCTGGGTGCGTGGGCAGGGCTACGGGCAGCAGAGATGCCCAGAATTGAGGGGAGCTGGGCTTTTACTGGgtccctggggaaggagggatgcAGTCACCCTAGACTCCTCACAAAGAATTGTGCATGGTATGCCCACAGCCCACACAAGGAGCATCTCCAAgcccctgtcctgcagcagagtGGGTCCCAGCTTGGAGGGGCACAATGGGGGGGACCCATGGGTGGGTCAAAGCCCTGACCTGGGCCTCCTGCAccttctctcctgctgcccctggatgcGTCTTGGGGAGCttcacagctgctcttctgTTTGGCTTGGCCATGGAAGCCCCAAGAAGCCAGCAAGAGACAGACCGAGCAGTGTACCACGGGGCAGCACAGTCCTGGAGACACTGTGGCAAAAATCCTGCAAGGACCCAGGGCCTGAAGCCCAAGGCCCAACCCCTCCCTGGTCTAGAAACTCCAAAAACCTTGTGGCCCATCTCCTCCATGGACAAAGGGTCCTGAAAACTCGGGAACATGGAGCCCTGGGCACCTCTCAGGGGACTTCCTTGTGGGGTCGCCAAGCTCCTGTCTCTGTATGAAGTCATCAGCAGATGGCAGTACCCACACACATAcatctctctgctctgtgctggtgctgtccAGCATTCCTGATGGTCTCATGGTCTGGCCCCTGGCCTTGGTCTCTGCCCAACCTACCCAGGCAGCACTGGCCCTGGCTCCCTGCCCGGCTCAGAGCCATGTCTCTTGGGCCACAGGGTCAGGATGTTTGGATCCACTAGCTGCAAGTCCTCCCAGGGCATTGTCCCTGCACACAGGGTGTCCTGGGGCAGCACCCGCCCATGACAGCAATAAGGTGCCAAGGAaaagctccctgctgctctaCCATCCTGAATACCCTACGGAAATGCTGTCTCCAGTGCTGTCCTCCATGGAGGGGAATGGCCCCAGCCCATGTGGCCCTGGGTTCTCAAGCtatggggcagcagcaggatgatgCTGAATGCTCCAGCCAGGCAGAGACTACTGCCCACAGACAGCAAGGCTAGGGGCAGGCAAGGCTCGGAATGGTGCCCTGGGAACAGACTGTAATATCTGGGCTCTCAATCATGCAGgggaagaaatgcagaaaaggagTGAGAAAAGATGACAGGAAATGGACATGGCTGCAGAAGAAGGAACACCCTCCCTTGCGGCTGCAGTTGGCCTTTGAGGGCTCCTGGGGTGTCACTGAAACCACAGAGCCCTGCTATACTGTGGCATGCTGGCACGGCATTGTGCCCAACAGGGATCCCAAGAGGCTGACAGCCACCAGGAATGAGAGTACAGATCCCAggggcactggagcagcctaAGAACCCCCAGGGAGCAGTTTGGAGCCCTGTTCCTAGCTCCATGTGTGCCAAGGCATAGAGCATACCCTTACCAGCCTCAGGGACAGTGCTGCACACCTTGATGCTCCTCTCCTTGCCTCTGCCTCAGCTTCCCCATCTCATTTTGCCTACCAAGGCTTTCATGGAGACTTGGGTCCTGAACAGCAATGCCAGCAAAGGACAAAACTGAGCCAGATAGGGAGCAGGGCAAAactggggcaggggcagagaaAGCAGCTCTCCGTGTACACACTGCTGAGGCCTGCTTCCCCTTTTGGCAGGAAACATCCTGGACAGGACAGTGCCCAGAGCTCAGTGGCACTTTGAGGCTGTTAGCTGACGGTTTCAGGATGAGTCAGTGGGAGTTGATATCCTGTTTGCAACTAAGCTGCGGGTGGCAGATGGGTGGCACCTCATCAAGGCTGAGGGCACCTACCCAGCCACAGGGCACCCACCTTGTTCTGGGCCATGCACCCGCTATGGGGTGCCCATTTGCCAGAAGGTACCCACCCAACGATGGGGCACCCACCCAGTCACAGGGTACCCACCCCCCAGCATAGTGCAGGGGAAGTGCTGGGAGCGGGGTGTGCCAGCTGACACAtggggcaggaaggagctgctgtggggctgggacaaggcaaaactgaaaaaagaggaAGCCCTCGAGTGCCCCAGCCCAgtccagcagcacccaggcagACAAATCTGACACTTCGCACACCTCCATCACAGTAAGTCTGAGTCCAACATTACTGACCGctgaggggagaggggctgAGAAATAGGGTGGCCCCTGCCACTGCTAGAGCAGGGGTTTTCCTTTCAGAGCATCCCCAGAATGGGGGCAACATCCCCAAAACAGAAGcaacattcctgctgctggggacagagacCTGCAGCACTGATGCAGTGCAGGGAACCAGCAAAGCTTTCCCAGCCCTTTCTGCTTCCCATGCCAGATTTGTCTGGAGCTTAAACCTAACTCATGCATTTTAGCAGGACAAATGGAGTGGGCCAGGGTggggaaaggattttttttgcagCCAAGCTGAAGTGCTGCGGTGGGTGGGAAAGTAGGACACTGCTTTCCAGGAGACCCCAATACTGGAGGCactggctcagccccagctggcaACAGGGCTCAGGCAGCCCACATGTTTCCAGAGGTTTCCACAAAAGGAGAAACCACCTGTGGTGCTGAAtgctctgagccctgcagtGGGACCAGCTCTCCAGAGGGGGCTTAAGCTGATGGCTGGTCCCCAGTGCAGCCAACCATCTCCCTGTCCTCCTCcgccactgctctgctcccagcagtgctgctggttAAGCCACAGAAGCCTGAGGCAGGCGGATGGGTATCCTGGCAGGGTGAGCATCCCACAGCTGGGGGGCCCATGTGCCTACAAGCTGAGCCCCACCAGTGGCAGCCCCAAGCGCTGCActgtcctccctgctctcactgtcctccctcccctctgtgTCCACACAGCGGGGCACTGGCCATCTCTGACATCCTAAATATAAAATGTGAGTGTTTGGGCCCCAGCCTGCTAGGGCTCCTGATACCCTTAGGGACTGGGGAGTGCACCCTGACCTGGGGAGGGCACCTGGAGCCTGGGAATTTCCTTGCCATTGTCACAGGAGAATGCTGGGGTGAGTGGGCACTTCTTGAGCAAGACATTGCCAAACTTGGCCCTCTTCAGAGTTTTGGACTTCAGAGTCAGTCACCCCATTTTGCAGCTAAAGTGTCACCATGGGGCTATTCAGGTGGGACTGGGACATTCCCTCTTGTTCTTTGGTGCACAGCAGTGGCAAGGCTGGCTGCATATCAGGTTTGACCTATTCTGGGCAAAGCAAGAAGGACTGAGACTGTGGTTGTGTGTcaggtggggaaactgaggcacagagcaagCAAGGACTGCCTGTAGTGGGgccagccaggcagagcagaggggcatAGGTGGCTACTTCCCATCAACTCTGCACCTCCTAGCAGCATTTGTGCTCCCCCAAAGATCACAAGGGACTACAGGAGCATGCACAAAGGCCACCCTGGGGCGACACCACGTGCATGGGGAACTCTGTGGCACAGGGTCCTGGGGTGATGCTGAGGCCCAGGCTTCATGAAGAAGTCCTTTCTCTGGCCCCTCTGGCCACAATACCTCCCCATCACCCCTCGTCCCTGGCAAGTCAAGCTGATGGTCCTCAGGGACCTCTCCTCTCTCACAGGTGTCAGCTCTGTCACCCGATGAGGTGACAGCCAACCCACCAGCATGCCCTGGGCATTGCCGCTGCGATGGTCACCATGGGGACGGCTCGGTGTGAAAGCCTTGGTCACTGCTGCGGTGTTTGTAACCACCCTCTGGAACCTGAGGTTCTTCCTCAACCCCTCCAAGGGCTCTGGAGAAGACTCTAAACACAGGGAGCCATTGGTGATCCTAGTGTGGGAATGGCCCTCCAAGGAGGTCCCCAATGTCAGCAGAGATGTGTGCCATGAGCTGTACAGCATCACAGGCTGCCAGCTCACCACAGAGCGGCAGCTCCTGCACCAGGCCAATGTGGTGGTGTTCCCCCATTccaggctccagcctggccgGGACAAACTACCCAAGGagaggctgccagggcagaaCTGGGTGTGGGTTTCCCTGGAGTCCCCCTCCAACACTAGAGCTCTAGAGGCATGGAACAAGACCTTCAACTGGGTGATGACCTACAGACAGGATTCGGACATCTTCATCCCCTATGGCAAGCTTGTGCCCAACCGGTCAGCCACTGTGAACATCCCTGCAAAGACCAACTTGGTGTCCTGGGTTATCAGCAACTACCACAGGACTCAGAAAAGAGCTGAAGTCTACAAAAACCTCTCCAGGTTCCTCCATGTGAATATATATGGGAAAGCAAACAACAAGCCCCTCTGCAAGGACTGCCTCTTGTCAACAATATCCAAGTCCAAGTTCTACCTGGCCTTTGAGAACTCCATCCACCGGGACTACATCACAGAGAAACTCTGGAGGAACTCACTGCTGGCCGGCACCGTGCCTGTGGTGCTGGGGCCACCCAGGGCCAACTATGAGCAGTTTGTTCCTGCAGACTCCTTCATCCATGTCAACGACTTTGGctccctggaggagctggccaCTTTCCTGAGGACCATGAACTCCAGCCGCTACCGGCAGTTCTTTGCCTGGCAGAGGAGGTTCAGTGTGAAACTCTACACTGACTGGAGGGAGCGGATCTGTGCCATTTGCACGGCCTATCCCCGCCTGCCCCATGGCCACCTCTATCCTGACCTGCAGAGCTGGTTCAACTCCTAGTGTGTGCTGGGACCCTTGGGATGAATGCAGGCAGGGGTGGGAGGTGCTTGAGGCACCCACCTGCACACGGGATGTGAAGCAAGGACAGGAGCCCCCACTCTCCTCCTAACCCAGCTGTTGTCACGCTTCGAGCAACTCCCTATGACTTCATTTCTTGTGAAACGGGACTTATCACCCCAACCTAACACTGAACACATTGGCAGGGTGCTGGCAGGATCAGAAGGTGCTTTGGAAATAAATGGCAcagtgctgctgaggctgtgcatgtggtgtgggcagggcaggggggtggTGGGTGGCTCAGGGCTCCCCAACCTTTCCCTGTGATCCTCAATGTCCCCCCAGCACCTGCCGAGTGCCAAAGTCCTGTCAGCAGAGGCCCTGTGGTGACATttgtggctgggctggaggaacGAGCGTCAGCCCAGGGGGGTCCATTACCCCATGGCCAGGGAGGAAGGACAGCATCTGCTGCCCCTCTTCCTGGCAACACCCATTTCCTGTCCCCCACCCCTGGGCCATGGGTGCCACTGTGCCAGTGAGGAGCCACAAGACAGCGGATGCTTTCAGAGCAATctcagtgctgccaggcagTCAGAGGGACACTGTCACTCCCTCCCTGATGTGACAGGAAGCCAGTGAGCTGACAGCCTCTGGAGGCTTGCACAACCCTGAAGCAAAGCCAGTCTTGCGGGCAACTTGAACATGCACACATTGCACTGAGGAAACCCTGCAcacctggcacagagggcaccCTGCACCACGGGCATTCCAAGAGGAAGTACCCATCTGGGATCAGTGGTGCTGTCGGGGCTAAATGACAAGGCAATGAGTAAGACATGACTGCTCCATCTGTGCCTTGCTCTTTGCCCCTCTACTCAGTGCCATCAACTCCCTTGATATAAACAATTCTTTTTGGCACAAGCTTCCTTTCCAGTTTTCTTCCTGTGGCCCAGAAGTCACCAAACGCCATCTCTACCACCCTGCAAGCTGCTGGGTGCCCAGGACTGAGAGTCAGCAGAGGGGACatcccttccctggcacagccctggtgaggtGGCAGCTGGATGGGCACACTGTGCTTTTCTGACTTCTGTGGTTTCCGATTTCCGCTCTGATCTCTGGGTCAACCAGAAGCAGAGCGGAacaggaggggctgtgggtgcccacAGACAGATGCTGGGTACTCATGGGCA includes these proteins:
- the FUT7 gene encoding alpha-(1,3)-fucosyltransferase 7, giving the protein MPWALPLRWSPWGRLGVKALVTAAVFVTTLWNLRFFLNPSKGSGEDSKHREPLVILVWEWPSKEVPNVSRDVCHELYSITGCQLTTERQLLHQANVVVFPHSRLQPGRDKLPKERLPGQNWVWVSLESPSNTRALEAWNKTFNWVMTYRQDSDIFIPYGKLVPNRSATVNIPAKTNLVSWVISNYHRTQKRAEVYKNLSRFLHVNIYGKANNKPLCKDCLLSTISKSKFYLAFENSIHRDYITEKLWRNSLLAGTVPVVLGPPRANYEQFVPADSFIHVNDFGSLEELATFLRTMNSSRYRQFFAWQRRFSVKLYTDWRERICAICTAYPRLPHGHLYPDLQSWFNS